One Antarctobacter heliothermus DNA segment encodes these proteins:
- the sseA gene encoding 3-mercaptopyruvate sulfurtransferase: MFVNDPKTLVSTEWLAQHLNDPDLRVLDASWYLPDMGRDARAEYTAGHIPGARFFDIDEISDARSDLPHMAPPAEKFMSRLRAMGVGDGHQVVVYDGAGILSSARVWWLFKLMGKDDIAVLDGGFAKWQAEGRAVEDMDPIVRDRHMTVRRQAHLVRDVTQVSAAAKLKNTEVIDARSPARFAGEAPEPREGLRAGHIPGSKNVYYRDLLTEAGTLRDNDALRAVFEAAGVDLSKPAITTCGSGVTAAILSLAMERIGKTDHSLYDGSWSEWGAFATLPVATGPAD; this comes from the coding sequence ATGTTCGTCAACGATCCCAAGACGCTTGTCTCGACCGAGTGGCTGGCGCAGCATCTCAATGACCCCGATCTGCGGGTGCTCGACGCAAGCTGGTACTTGCCCGATATGGGCCGGGACGCGCGCGCGGAATACACTGCGGGTCACATCCCCGGTGCCCGCTTTTTCGACATTGATGAGATTTCGGACGCCCGGTCGGATCTGCCGCACATGGCACCGCCAGCCGAAAAGTTCATGTCGCGCCTGCGCGCCATGGGGGTCGGCGACGGCCATCAGGTTGTGGTCTACGACGGCGCCGGAATCCTGTCCTCTGCACGGGTCTGGTGGCTGTTCAAACTGATGGGCAAGGACGACATCGCCGTGCTGGACGGCGGCTTTGCCAAATGGCAGGCCGAGGGCCGCGCGGTCGAGGACATGGACCCGATCGTGCGCGACCGTCACATGACCGTCCGCCGTCAGGCCCACCTTGTGCGCGACGTCACACAGGTCTCTGCCGCGGCCAAGCTCAAGAACACCGAAGTGATCGACGCGCGCTCCCCGGCGCGTTTCGCGGGCGAGGCACCGGAACCGCGCGAGGGCCTGCGCGCCGGCCATATCCCCGGATCGAAAAACGTCTACTACCGCGACCTGCTGACCGAGGCAGGCACGCTGCGGGATAATGACGCCCTGCGCGCCGTGTTTGAGGCCGCAGGCGTCGACCTGTCGAAGCCGGCGATCACCACCTGCGGATCGGGCGTGACGGCGGCGATCCTCAGCCTTGCGATGGAACGCATCGGCAAGACAGACCATTCACTTTATGACGGCTCGTGGTCGGAGTGGGGCGCATTCGCAACGCTGCCCGTCGCCACGGGACCCGCCGACTGA
- a CDS encoding amino acid aminotransferase: MFETIKEQPADKILMLMQSFREDPRDNKIDLGVGVYKDATGNTPIMRAIKSAEQQLWQAEQTKAYTGLAGDPGFSDAMIALVLGDTVPRENVAAAATPGGTGAVRQAFDMARMANPNVRVFVSDPTWPNHLSILKFLGIETVMYRYFDSETGGVNFDGMMADLAQAGKGDIVLLHGCCHNPTGANLNVTQWQAVIDLLLDTGATPMVDIAYQGFGDGLEDDAQGVRRVAAQVPECLIAASCSKNFGIYRERTGLLMAVAQDAGAKKLNQGTLAYLNRQNFSFPPDHGARLVTMVLTDDALRADWQAELEEMRTGMLALREQLAGELQRLSGSDRFGFLAQHRGMFSRLGASPEQVEKLRADSGVYMVGDSRMNIAGLNAQSVPLLAQAIIKAGI; the protein is encoded by the coding sequence ATGTTCGAGACGATCAAGGAACAACCCGCCGACAAGATCCTGATGCTGATGCAGTCCTTTCGCGAGGATCCGCGCGACAACAAGATCGACCTTGGCGTCGGCGTCTACAAGGATGCCACCGGCAATACGCCGATCATGCGCGCGATCAAATCCGCCGAACAGCAACTGTGGCAGGCGGAACAGACCAAGGCCTATACCGGCCTTGCGGGCGATCCGGGGTTTTCGGATGCGATGATCGCACTGGTGCTGGGCGATACTGTCCCGCGTGAGAACGTGGCCGCAGCTGCGACGCCGGGCGGCACCGGTGCCGTGCGGCAGGCCTTTGACATGGCGCGCATGGCCAATCCCAACGTGCGGGTGTTCGTCAGTGACCCGACATGGCCCAACCACCTGTCGATCCTCAAGTTTCTGGGGATTGAGACCGTGATGTACCGCTATTTCGATTCCGAAACAGGTGGCGTGAACTTCGACGGCATGATGGCCGACCTCGCGCAGGCGGGCAAAGGCGACATCGTGCTGCTGCACGGCTGCTGCCACAACCCGACCGGCGCGAACTTGAACGTGACCCAGTGGCAGGCGGTGATTGACCTGCTGCTGGATACCGGTGCGACTCCCATGGTCGACATCGCCTATCAGGGCTTTGGCGACGGGCTGGAAGACGACGCGCAGGGCGTGCGCAGGGTCGCCGCTCAGGTGCCTGAATGCCTGATCGCGGCGTCCTGTTCGAAAAACTTTGGCATCTACCGTGAGCGCACCGGCCTGCTGATGGCCGTGGCGCAGGACGCGGGTGCCAAAAAGCTGAACCAAGGCACGCTGGCCTATCTCAACCGGCAGAACTTTTCCTTTCCGCCCGACCATGGCGCGCGTCTGGTGACGATGGTCTTGACCGACGACGCCCTGCGCGCCGACTGGCAGGCCGAACTGGAAGAGATGCGCACCGGCATGTTGGCCCTGCGCGAACAACTGGCGGGTGAGTTGCAACGCCTGTCCGGGTCAGACCGGTTCGGGTTTCTTGCCCAGCACCGCGGCATGTTCTCACGCCTTGGGGCCAGCCCCGAGCAGGTCGAAAAACTGCGCGCGGACTCGGGCGTCTACATGGTCGGCGATTCGCGCATGAACATCGCCGGTCTGAACGCGCAGTCGGTGCCATTGCTGGCGCAGGCGATTATCAAGGCGGGCATCTGA
- a CDS encoding error-prone DNA polymerase encodes MFAELCITSNFTFLTGASHPEEYMERAALMGLSAIAVADVNSVAGIVRAYSAAREIARQVAELERLEAEGGLIGPPAPPGLPAPPRAPVRNLPRLIPAARLVFEEGVEMTALAASRAGWALLCRMLSAGRLRSKKGDCRLRLSDLPEVAEGLAFILHVPLAPEGGWRDRVAALVQVHRGRMHLALAPRYDGEDRGRFDLLTRLAEGFGLPTVATAVPLMHHGRRRRMADVLSAIRIGTRVERLGRAALANGEQRLRSEAEMRRLLGPHEGAVDRAAALAGRCGFDIGSLRYEYPSEISGGETAGGRLARLAYEGLKWRYPQGAPEKVQALLKHELTLIGKLHYEPYFLTVRDIVAFARSRGILCQGRGSAANSVVCYCLGVTSVSPEIGTMVFERFVSEARDEPPDIDVDFEHERREEVIQHIYETYGRHRAGLCATVIHYRGKRAIREVGTVMGLSQDTLGALSSQLWGFFSTKGLEHERMREIGLDPDDRRLQLTMELIYEIIGFPRHLSQHVGGFIITEGRLDELVPIENAAMEGRTVICWDKDDIDALGILKVDVLSLGMLTCIRKAFDLIATHHGPKHTLASLPPEDPEVYDMLCRADSVGVFQVESRAQMNFLPRMRPRNFYDLVIEVAIIRPGPIQGDMVHPYIRRRNGEERIDFPSDELGEVLGKTLGVPLFQEQAMQIAIVGAGFTPEQADRLRRSLATFKKHGNVSEFRSLFLRGMAHKGYDSAFAERCFSQIEGFGSYGFPESHAASFALLVYASAWLKCHHPGIFACALLNSQPMGFYAPAQIVRDAREHGVRVRRVCANHSYWNNVMEPDGSGGLALRLGFRQIKGLSEDDAAWMASARGNGYQSVRDVWRRAGLRPSVLARLAEADVFADLNLTRRGALWEAKALMKGGELPLFSRDMDGEAISEVAAHLPQMTEGEQVVEDYVAMRLTLRAHPVALLRHILTPEMGKPQVAEARPTPAELRSDLARSRPRHPRDLPSPLGRGNLLC; translated from the coding sequence ATGTTCGCCGAGCTTTGCATCACCTCGAATTTTACCTTTCTCACCGGGGCCTCGCACCCGGAGGAGTATATGGAGCGTGCGGCCCTGATGGGGTTGTCTGCCATTGCTGTGGCGGATGTGAATTCTGTCGCGGGGATTGTGCGCGCCTATAGTGCCGCGCGCGAGATTGCGCGGCAGGTGGCAGAGTTGGAGCGGTTGGAGGCAGAGGGGGGACTGATTGGTCCGCCTGCGCCGCCGGGATTGCCTGCGCCGCCGCGTGCGCCGGTGCGCAATTTACCGCGTTTGATCCCGGCGGCGCGGCTGGTGTTTGAGGAGGGGGTCGAGATGACGGCGCTGGCGGCCTCGCGCGCGGGCTGGGCGCTGTTGTGCCGGATGTTGTCGGCGGGGCGGTTGCGGTCGAAGAAGGGCGATTGCCGGTTACGTTTGTCGGATCTGCCGGAGGTCGCGGAGGGGTTGGCGTTTATTCTGCATGTGCCGCTTGCCCCGGAGGGGGGCTGGCGCGACCGGGTGGCGGCCTTGGTGCAGGTGCATCGCGGGCGGATGCATCTGGCGCTGGCGCCGCGGTATGATGGGGAGGATCGGGGGCGGTTCGATCTGCTGACGCGGTTGGCCGAGGGCTTCGGTCTGCCGACCGTGGCGACGGCGGTCCCCCTGATGCATCACGGGCGGCGGCGGCGGATGGCTGATGTGTTGAGTGCGATCCGTATTGGCACGCGGGTAGAGCGGCTGGGCCGTGCGGCACTGGCCAATGGCGAACAGAGGCTGCGGTCAGAGGCAGAGATGCGCCGTCTGTTGGGGCCGCATGAGGGGGCGGTTGACCGCGCCGCTGCATTGGCCGGGCGCTGCGGCTTTGACATCGGCTCGTTGCGTTATGAATACCCCTCCGAGATCAGTGGCGGGGAGACGGCGGGGGGGCGTCTGGCGCGTCTGGCCTATGAGGGGCTGAAATGGCGCTATCCGCAGGGGGCGCCGGAGAAGGTGCAGGCGCTGTTGAAGCATGAGCTGACCCTGATCGGCAAGCTGCACTATGAGCCCTATTTCCTCACCGTCCGCGATATCGTCGCCTTTGCCCGGTCGCGCGGGATCCTGTGTCAGGGTCGCGGGAGTGCCGCCAATTCCGTGGTCTGTTATTGTCTGGGCGTGACCTCTGTCAGCCCCGAGATCGGCACCATGGTTTTTGAGCGCTTTGTCAGTGAGGCGCGGGATGAACCGCCCGACATCGATGTCGATTTCGAACATGAGCGGCGTGAGGAGGTCATCCAGCACATCTATGAGACCTATGGCCGTCACCGCGCCGGCCTGTGCGCTACCGTCATCCACTACCGCGGCAAGCGCGCCATTCGGGAGGTCGGCACCGTCATGGGTCTGTCTCAGGACACTCTCGGCGCGCTGTCCTCGCAGCTTTGGGGCTTCTTCTCGACCAAGGGGCTGGAACACGAACGCATGCGCGAAATTGGCCTCGACCCGGACGACCGCCGCCTGCAGCTCACGATGGAGCTGATCTATGAGATCATCGGTTTCCCCCGCCACCTCAGCCAACACGTCGGCGGCTTTATCATCACCGAGGGGCGGTTGGATGAACTGGTCCCCATCGAAAACGCCGCGATGGAGGGGCGCACCGTCATCTGCTGGGACAAGGATGACATCGACGCGCTGGGCATCCTCAAGGTCGATGTCCTCAGCCTTGGCATGCTCACCTGCATCCGCAAGGCCTTTGACCTGATCGCCACCCATCACGGGCCAAAGCACACGCTCGCGAGCCTGCCGCCCGAGGACCCGGAAGTTTACGACATGCTGTGCCGCGCCGACAGCGTCGGTGTCTTTCAGGTCGAATCCCGTGCGCAGATGAACTTTCTGCCCCGCATGCGGCCGCGCAACTTCTACGATTTGGTGATCGAGGTCGCCATCATCCGCCCCGGTCCGATTCAGGGCGACATGGTCCACCCCTACATCCGCCGCCGCAATGGCGAGGAGCGTATCGACTTTCCCTCTGACGAACTGGGTGAGGTGTTGGGCAAGACCCTCGGCGTGCCGCTCTTCCAAGAACAGGCCATGCAGATCGCCATCGTCGGCGCGGGCTTTACCCCCGAACAGGCCGATCGCCTGCGCCGCTCCCTTGCGACCTTCAAGAAGCACGGCAATGTCAGCGAATTCCGCAGCCTCTTCCTGCGCGGCATGGCGCACAAGGGCTATGACAGCGCCTTTGCCGAACGCTGTTTCAGTCAGATAGAGGGCTTTGGTTCGTATGGCTTCCCCGAAAGCCACGCCGCCAGCTTTGCCCTGCTGGTCTATGCCTCGGCCTGGCTGAAATGCCATCATCCGGGGATCTTTGCCTGCGCGCTGCTGAACTCCCAGCCGATGGGGTTTTACGCGCCCGCGCAGATCGTCCGCGACGCCCGCGAACATGGGGTGCGGGTGCGGCGCGTCTGCGCAAACCACAGCTATTGGAACAACGTGATGGAGCCGGACGGCAGTGGTGGGCTGGCCCTGCGCCTTGGGTTTCGCCAGATCAAGGGCCTGTCAGAGGACGACGCCGCGTGGATGGCCTCGGCGCGCGGCAATGGCTACCAATCGGTGCGCGACGTCTGGCGGCGCGCTGGGCTGCGACCGTCCGTGTTGGCGCGGCTGGCAGAGGCGGATGTCTTCGCCGACCTAAACCTGACCCGCCGCGGCGCCCTGTGGGAGGCAAAAGCCCTGATGAAAGGCGGAGAACTGCCGCTGTTTTCCCGCGACATGGACGGTGAGGCGATCTCCGAGGTTGCCGCCCACCTGCCCCAGATGACCGAGGGCGAACAGGTGGTTGAGGATTACGTCGCCATGCGCCTGACCCTGCGCGCGCACCCGGTGGCCCTGTTGCGCCACATCCTGACGCCCGAAATGGGCAAGCCACAGGTGGCCGAGGCCCGGCCCACCCCCGCCGAACTCCGATCCGACCTCGCCCGCAGCAGGCCAAGGCACCCACGGGATTTACCCAGCCCGCTGGGGCGGGGAAATTTACTCTGTTGA
- a CDS encoding extracellular solute-binding protein has protein sequence MFYKSLTTTAVVATLAIAEPAKADDVVVYSGNNSSTVEAVMDYVSENMPDLEVTVVAGNTGALMQRIQAEVGSAQGDIFWSAGFATLGAYSDLFQPHNSEATNTLPKTMVGPDGLWTGTNTHVMVLMVNERQLRGLEAPETWSDVFDPKWEGKLIMGDPEKSSSAYAQVYGLYQTFGQDGLDALAKVAVITNSSSQVYKSVAAGEFPVGITMEYSAYAYVDGGQDEIKLVYPTEGTYLSPEGMGMIAGAPNSEGAAKMMDLLASPGLQEHVFRATFRRPVSIDVDVTEIAGLPAIADIKVHDFDQLEAAENREDVLAAWRAAKDAAK, from the coding sequence ATGTTCTATAAATCCCTGACAACGACCGCAGTCGTGGCGACGTTGGCCATTGCCGAACCGGCCAAGGCGGATGATGTGGTTGTTTACTCCGGTAACAACTCTTCCACAGTTGAAGCCGTGATGGACTATGTATCGGAAAACATGCCTGATTTGGAGGTGACCGTGGTCGCGGGCAACACTGGCGCACTTATGCAGAGAATTCAGGCTGAAGTTGGCAGTGCTCAAGGCGATATTTTCTGGAGTGCGGGTTTTGCGACGCTTGGCGCTTACTCCGATCTTTTTCAGCCCCACAATTCAGAGGCGACCAACACCCTTCCGAAAACGATGGTTGGCCCTGACGGCCTATGGACTGGCACCAACACGCACGTAATGGTCCTGATGGTCAACGAACGTCAATTACGCGGTCTGGAAGCGCCCGAAACATGGAGCGACGTCTTTGATCCGAAGTGGGAAGGCAAGCTGATCATGGGCGACCCTGAAAAATCCTCGTCGGCCTATGCGCAGGTTTATGGCTTGTATCAAACTTTTGGTCAGGATGGATTGGATGCGCTGGCAAAAGTGGCGGTGATCACCAACAGCTCCAGCCAGGTTTACAAAAGCGTGGCGGCGGGCGAATTCCCTGTCGGGATTACAATGGAATATTCGGCATATGCGTATGTTGACGGCGGTCAAGACGAGATCAAATTGGTTTACCCGACCGAGGGCACCTATCTGTCACCCGAAGGCATGGGCATGATAGCCGGCGCACCCAATTCCGAAGGCGCTGCAAAAATGATGGATCTGCTTGCCTCTCCTGGTCTGCAAGAGCACGTGTTCCGCGCCACTTTCCGCCGTCCTGTCAGCATCGATGTCGACGTCACGGAAATCGCCGGGCTGCCAGCCATAGCGGATATTAAAGTCCATGATTTCGATCAGCTTGAGGCAGCCGAGAACCGTGAAGACGTCTTGGCAGCATGGCGTGCCGCCAAAGACGCCGCCAAATAA